The proteins below come from a single Cervus canadensis isolate Bull #8, Minnesota chromosome 2, ASM1932006v1, whole genome shotgun sequence genomic window:
- the INSRR gene encoding insulin receptor-related protein isoform X3: protein MVRVPEEVHVTWDKLGEILLNPRKKWGGAPKELNAGSGERKTEETERDGVAPKQPENGDSGTETPISRRDHRVALAARAQGDPSDPSPWSHLDGSQDWAPDRTRTMAVPSLWPWVACLLAILLSLGFGLDTREVCPSLDIRSEVAELRRLENCSVVEGHLQILLMFTATGEDFRGLSFPRLTQVTDYLLLFRVYGLESLRDLFPNLAVIRGARLFLGYALVIFEMPHMRDVGLPALGAVLRGAVRVEKNQELCHLSTIDWGLLQPSPGANHIVGNKLGEECADVCPGLLGATGEPCARTTFSGHADYRCWTSSHCQKVCPCPRGLACTVRGECCHTECLGGCSRPEDPRACVACRHLYFRGACHRACPPGTYQHESWRCVTAERCASLRSVPGRASTFGIHQGSCLAQCPPGFTRNDSSIFCHKCEGLCPKECKVGTKTIDSVQAAQDLVGCTHVEGSLILNLRQGYNLEPELQRSLGLVETITGFLKIKHSFALVSLGFFKNLKLIRGDTMVDGNYTLYVLDNQNLQQLGSWVAAGLTIPVGKIYFAFNPRLCLEHIYRLEEVTGTKGRQNKAEINPRTNGDRAACQTRTLRFVSNVTEAHRILLRWERYEPLEARDLLSFIVYYKESPFQNATEYIGPDACGAQSWNLLDVELPLSRTQEPGVTLAPLKPWTQYAVFVRAITLTTAEDSPHQGAQSPIVYLRTLPAAPTVPQDVISTSNSSSHLLVRWKPPIQRNGNITYYLVLWQRLAEDSDLYLNDYCHRGLRLPTSNNDPRFDREDGELEADREPGCCPCQHPPPGQVLPPLEAQEASFQKKFENFLHNAITIPKSPWKVTSINKSPQRDSGRSRRAAEALRLGGNSSDFKIQEDKVPRERAVLSGLRHFTEYRIDIHACNHAAHTVGCSAATFVFARTMPHREADGIPGKVAWEAASKSSVLLRWLEPPDPNGLILKYEIKYRRLGEEATVLCVSRLRYAKFGGVHLALLPPGNYSARVRATSLAGNGSWTDSVAFYIPGPEEEDSGGLHVLLTVTPVGLMLLIILAALGFFYSKKRLTPLTSHCRNSTLYASVNPEYFSASHMYIPDEWEVPREQISIIRELGQGSFGMVYEGLAQGLEVGEDPTPVALKTVNELASPRERIEFLKEASVMKAFKCHHVVRLLGVVSQGQPTLVIMELMTRGDLKSHLRSLRPEAENNPGLPRPALGDMIQMAGEIADGMAYLAANKFVHRDLAARNCMVSQDFTVKIGDFGMTRDVYETDYYRKGGKGLLPVRWMAPESLKDGIFTTHSDVWSFGVVLWEIVTLAEQPYQGLSNEQVLKFVMDGGVLEELESCPVQLS, encoded by the exons ATGGTGCGCGTACCTGAGGAAGTGCATGTCACTTGGGATAAATTAGGGGAAATACTCTTAAACCCTAGAAAGAAATGGGGAGGGGCTCCCAAGGAACTAAACGCAGGgtctggagaaagaaaaacagaagagacagaaagggatGGTGTCGCCCCCAAACAGCCGGAGAATGGAGACTCGGGAACGGAGACGCCGATTTCCAGGAGAGACCACAGGGTGGCGCTGGCAGCCCGCGCGCAAGGG GACCCGTCAGACCCTTCTCCCTGGAGCCATCTGGACGGGAGCCAGGACTGGGCACCAGACAGGACCAGGACAATGGCAGTGCCCAGTCTGTGGCCATGGGTAGCTTGCCTGCTTGCAATCCTCCTCTCCTTGGGATTTGGCCTGGACACGAGAGAAG TGTGCCCCAGCCTGGACATCCGCTCAGAGGTGGCAGAGCTGCGGCGGCTAGAAAATTGCAGCGTGGTGGAGGGCCACCTGCAGATCCTGCTCATGTTCACAGCCACCGGCGAGGACTTCCGTGGCCTCAGCTTCCCACGCCTCACCCAGGTCACTGACTACCTGCTGCTCTTCCGGGTCTATGGCCTGGAGAGCCTGCGTGACCTCTTCCCCAACCTGGCAGTCATCCGCGGTGCCCGCCTCTTCCTGGGCTACGCGCTGGTCATCTTCGAGATGCCACACATGCGGGACGTGGGGCTGCCGGCGCTGGGGGCCGTGCTGCGTGGGGCTGTGCGTGTGGAGAAGAACCAGGAGCTCTGCCATCTCTCCACCATTGACTGGGGTCTGCTGCAGCCTTCGCCTGGTGCCAACCACATTGTGGGCAACAAGCTGGGCGAGGAGTGTGCCGATGTGTGCCCCGGCCTGCTGGGCGCCACCGGTGAGCCCTGTGCCAGGACCACCTTCAGCGGGCACGCCGACTACAGGTGCTGGACCTCAAGTCACTGCCAGAAAG TGTGCCCCTGTCCCCGTGGGCTGGCCTGCACAGTCAGGGGTGAGTGCTGCCACACCGAATGCCTGGGAGGCTGCAGCCGGCCAGAAGACCCCCGTGCCTGTGTCGCCTGCCGCCACCTCTACTTCCGGGGTGCCTGCCACCGGGCCTGCCCGCCAGGCACCTACCAGCATGAGTCCTGGCGCTGTGTCACAGCGGAGCGCTGTGCCAGCCTGCGCTCTGTGCCTGGCCGTGCCTCCACCTTCGGCATCCACCAGGGTAGTTGTCTGGCCCAGTGCCCTCCAGGCTTCACCCGTAATGACAGCAG CATATTCTGCCACAAATGCGAGGGGCTGTGCCCCAAAGAGTGCAAAGTGGGCACCAAGACCATCGACTCTGTCCAGGCAGCACAGGATCTGGTGGGCTGCACCCACGTGGAAGGGAGCCTCATCCTCAACCTTCGTCAAGGCT ATAACCTGGAGCCGGAGCTGCAGCGAAGTCTGGGACTGGTAGAGACCATCACTGGCTTCCTCAAAATCAAGCACTCCTTCGCCCTCGTGTCCCTAGGCTTTTTCAAGAACCTCAAACTTATCCGGGGGGACACCATGGTGGATGG GAACTACACCTTGTACGTGCTGGATAACCAGAACCTACAGCAGCTGGGTTCCTGGGTGGCTGCAGGGCTCACCATTCCTGTGGGCAAGATATACTTCGCCttcaacccacgcctctgcctgGAGCACATCTACCGCTTGGAGGAGGTGACTGGCACGAAGGGACGGCAAAACAAGGCTGAGATCAACCCCCGCACCAACGGAGACCGAGCTGCCT GCCAGACTCGCACTCTGCGCTTTGTGTCCAACGTGACGGAGGCCCATCGCATCTTGCTGCGATGGGAGCGCTACGAACCGCTTGAGGCTCGAGACCTACTCAGCTTCATCGTGTACTACAAGGAGTC CCCATTCCAGAATGCCACAGAGTACATCGGTCCAGATGCCTGTGGGGCCCAGAGCTGGAACCTACTGGATGTGGAGCTGCCCCTCAGCCGCACCCAGGAGCCGGGGGTGACCCTGGCCCCGCTCAAGCCCTGGACACAGTATGCTGTGTTTGTACGGGCCATCACACTGACCACAGCGGAGGACAGCCCCCACCAAGGAGCCCAAAGCCCCATCGTCTACCTCCGAACCTTACCTGCAG cgCCCACAGTGCCCCAGGACGTCATCTCCACGTCCAATTCCTCCTCCCACCTGCTGGTGCGCTGGAAGCCACCGATCCAGCGCAACGGAAACATCACCTACTACCTGGTGCTGTGGCAACGTCTGGCAGAGGACAGCGACCTCTACCTCAATGACTACTGCCACCGCG GCTTGCGGCTGCCCACCAGCAACAACGACCCCCGCTTCGACCGAGAGGACGGGGAACTCGAGGCCGACAGGGAGCCTGGCTGCTGCCCTTGCCAGCACCCACCTCCTGGGCAGGTCCTACCACCGCTGGAGGCACAGGAGGCATCTTTCCAGAAGAAGTTTGAAAACTTTCTACACAACGCCATCACCATTCCCAA ATCCCCTTGGAAGGTGACATCCATCAATAAGAGCCCTCAAAG GGACTCAGGGAGGAGCCGCCGGGCAGCCGAGGCCCTCCGGCTTGGGGGAAACAGCTCGGATTTCAAGATCCAAGAGGACAAAGTGCCCCGGGAGCGAGCGGTGCTGAGTGGCCTGCGCCACTTCACAGAGTACCGGATCGACATCCATGCCTGCAACCACGCGGCACACACCGTGGGCTGCAGCGCGGCCACCTTCGTCTTTGCACGCACCATGCCCCACA GAGAGGCTGATGGTATCCCAGGAAAAGTGGCCTGGGAGGCAGCCAGCAAGAGCAGTGTTCTCCTCCGCTGGCTGGAGCCACCGGACCCCAACGGACTCATTCTCAAGTACGAAATCAAGTACCGCCGCCTGGGAGAG GAGGCCACAGTGCTGTGTGTGTCCCGCCTGCGATATGCCAAATTTGGGGGTGTCCACCTGGCCCTGCTGCCTCCTGGAAACTACTCTGCCAGAGTTCGGGCAACCTCACTGGCTGGCAACGGCTCCTGGACAGACAGCGTCGCTTTCTACATCCCTGGCCCGG AGGAGGAAGACTCCGGGGGGCTGCACGTCCTTCTCACCGTCACCCCTGTGGGGCTCATGCTGCTCATCATTCTTGCTGCTCTTGGTTTCTTCTACAGCAAGAAGAG GCTGACCCCCCTCACCTCCCATTGCAGAAACAGCACCCTGTATGCCTCTGTGAATCCAGAATACTTCAGCGCCTCTCACA TGTATATCCCTGATGAGTGGGAGGTGCCTCGGGAGCAGATTTCCATAATCCGAGAACTGGGCCAGGGCTCTTTCGGGATGGTATACGAGGGGCTGGCACAAGGACTTGAGGTTGGAGAGGACCCCACGCCGGTGGCCCTGAAGACCGTGAATGAGCTGGCCAGCCCACGAGAACGCATTGAGTTCCTCAAGGAAGCCTCTGTCATGAAGGCATTCAAGTGTCACCATGTG GTTCGTCTCCTGGGTGTGGTGTCTCAGGGCCAGCCAACTCTGGTCATCATGGAGTTAATGACCCGAGGGGACCTCAAGAGCCATCTTCGATCTCTGCGGCCCGAGGCAGAG AACAACCCTGGGCTCCCACGGCCAGCACTGGGAGATATGATCCAGATGGCTGGTGAGATCGCGGATGGCATGGCCTACCTTGCTGCCAACAAGTTTGTGCATCGAGACTTGGCAGCCCGGAACTGCATGGTGTCCCAGGACTTCACCGTCAAGATTGGGG ACTTCGGGATGACTCGAGATGTGTATGAGACAGACTACTACCGCAAGGGCGGGAAGGGGCTGCTGCCTGTGCGCTGGATGGCCCCCGAGTCCCTCAAAGATGGAATCTTCACCACCCACTCTGACGTCTG GTCCTTCGGAGTGGTGCTCTGGGAGATCGTGACCCTGGCTGAACAACCCTACCAGGGCCTATCCAATGAGCAGGTGCTCAAGTTTGTCATGGACGGTGGAGTCCTGGAAGAGCTGGAGAGCTGTCCCGTTCAGCT GAGCTGA
- the INSRR gene encoding insulin receptor-related protein isoform X4: protein MAVPSLWPWVACLLAILLSLGFGLDTREVCPSLDIRSEVAELRRLENCSVVEGHLQILLMFTATGEDFRGLSFPRLTQVTDYLLLFRVYGLESLRDLFPNLAVIRGARLFLGYALVIFEMPHMRDVGLPALGAVLRGAVRVEKNQELCHLSTIDWGLLQPSPGANHIVGNKLGEECADVCPGLLGATGEPCARTTFSGHADYRCWTSSHCQKVCPCPRGLACTVRGECCHTECLGGCSRPEDPRACVACRHLYFRGACHRACPPGTYQHESWRCVTAERCASLRSVPGRASTFGIHQGSCLAQCPPGFTRNDSSIFCHKCEGLCPKECKVGTKTIDSVQAAQDLVGCTHVEGSLILNLRQGYNLEPELQRSLGLVETITGFLKIKHSFALVSLGFFKNLKLIRGDTMVDGNYTLYVLDNQNLQQLGSWVAAGLTIPVGKIYFAFNPRLCLEHIYRLEEVTGTKGRQNKAEINPRTNGDRAACQTRTLRFVSNVTEAHRILLRWERYEPLEARDLLSFIVYYKESPFQNATEYIGPDACGAQSWNLLDVELPLSRTQEPGVTLAPLKPWTQYAVFVRAITLTTAEDSPHQGAQSPIVYLRTLPAAPTVPQDVISTSNSSSHLLVRWKPPIQRNGNITYYLVLWQRLAEDSDLYLNDYCHRGLRLPTSNNDPRFDREDGELEADREPGCCPCQHPPPGQVLPPLEAQEASFQKKFENFLHNAITIPKSPWKVTSINKSPQRDSGRSRRAAEALRLGGNSSDFKIQEDKVPRERAVLSGLRHFTEYRIDIHACNHAAHTVGCSAATFVFARTMPHREADGIPGKVAWEAASKSSVLLRWLEPPDPNGLILKYEIKYRRLGEEATVLCVSRLRYAKFGGVHLALLPPGNYSARVRATSLAGNGSWTDSVAFYIPGPEEEDSGGLHVLLTVTPVGLMLLIILAALGFFYSKKRLTPLTSHCRNSTLYASVNPEYFSASHMYIPDEWEVPREQISIIRELGQGSFGMVYEGLAQGLEVGEDPTPVALKTVNELASPRERIEFLKEASVMKAFKCHHVVRLLGVVSQGQPTLVIMELMTRGDLKSHLRSLRPEAENNPGLPRPALGDMIQMAGEIADGMAYLAANKFVHRDLAARNCMVSQDFTVKIGDFGMTRDVYETDYYRKGGKGLLPVRWMAPESLKDGIFTTHSDVWSFGVVLWEIVTLAEQPYQGLSNEQVLKFVMDGGVLEELESCPVQLQELMRRCWQQNPRLRPTFTHILDSIQEELRPSFRLLSFYHSPECRGARASLPPADAEPDSPRTPKEASSDFSPQNGGPGH from the exons ATGGCAGTGCCCAGTCTGTGGCCATGGGTAGCTTGCCTGCTTGCAATCCTCCTCTCCTTGGGATTTGGCCTGGACACGAGAGAAG TGTGCCCCAGCCTGGACATCCGCTCAGAGGTGGCAGAGCTGCGGCGGCTAGAAAATTGCAGCGTGGTGGAGGGCCACCTGCAGATCCTGCTCATGTTCACAGCCACCGGCGAGGACTTCCGTGGCCTCAGCTTCCCACGCCTCACCCAGGTCACTGACTACCTGCTGCTCTTCCGGGTCTATGGCCTGGAGAGCCTGCGTGACCTCTTCCCCAACCTGGCAGTCATCCGCGGTGCCCGCCTCTTCCTGGGCTACGCGCTGGTCATCTTCGAGATGCCACACATGCGGGACGTGGGGCTGCCGGCGCTGGGGGCCGTGCTGCGTGGGGCTGTGCGTGTGGAGAAGAACCAGGAGCTCTGCCATCTCTCCACCATTGACTGGGGTCTGCTGCAGCCTTCGCCTGGTGCCAACCACATTGTGGGCAACAAGCTGGGCGAGGAGTGTGCCGATGTGTGCCCCGGCCTGCTGGGCGCCACCGGTGAGCCCTGTGCCAGGACCACCTTCAGCGGGCACGCCGACTACAGGTGCTGGACCTCAAGTCACTGCCAGAAAG TGTGCCCCTGTCCCCGTGGGCTGGCCTGCACAGTCAGGGGTGAGTGCTGCCACACCGAATGCCTGGGAGGCTGCAGCCGGCCAGAAGACCCCCGTGCCTGTGTCGCCTGCCGCCACCTCTACTTCCGGGGTGCCTGCCACCGGGCCTGCCCGCCAGGCACCTACCAGCATGAGTCCTGGCGCTGTGTCACAGCGGAGCGCTGTGCCAGCCTGCGCTCTGTGCCTGGCCGTGCCTCCACCTTCGGCATCCACCAGGGTAGTTGTCTGGCCCAGTGCCCTCCAGGCTTCACCCGTAATGACAGCAG CATATTCTGCCACAAATGCGAGGGGCTGTGCCCCAAAGAGTGCAAAGTGGGCACCAAGACCATCGACTCTGTCCAGGCAGCACAGGATCTGGTGGGCTGCACCCACGTGGAAGGGAGCCTCATCCTCAACCTTCGTCAAGGCT ATAACCTGGAGCCGGAGCTGCAGCGAAGTCTGGGACTGGTAGAGACCATCACTGGCTTCCTCAAAATCAAGCACTCCTTCGCCCTCGTGTCCCTAGGCTTTTTCAAGAACCTCAAACTTATCCGGGGGGACACCATGGTGGATGG GAACTACACCTTGTACGTGCTGGATAACCAGAACCTACAGCAGCTGGGTTCCTGGGTGGCTGCAGGGCTCACCATTCCTGTGGGCAAGATATACTTCGCCttcaacccacgcctctgcctgGAGCACATCTACCGCTTGGAGGAGGTGACTGGCACGAAGGGACGGCAAAACAAGGCTGAGATCAACCCCCGCACCAACGGAGACCGAGCTGCCT GCCAGACTCGCACTCTGCGCTTTGTGTCCAACGTGACGGAGGCCCATCGCATCTTGCTGCGATGGGAGCGCTACGAACCGCTTGAGGCTCGAGACCTACTCAGCTTCATCGTGTACTACAAGGAGTC CCCATTCCAGAATGCCACAGAGTACATCGGTCCAGATGCCTGTGGGGCCCAGAGCTGGAACCTACTGGATGTGGAGCTGCCCCTCAGCCGCACCCAGGAGCCGGGGGTGACCCTGGCCCCGCTCAAGCCCTGGACACAGTATGCTGTGTTTGTACGGGCCATCACACTGACCACAGCGGAGGACAGCCCCCACCAAGGAGCCCAAAGCCCCATCGTCTACCTCCGAACCTTACCTGCAG cgCCCACAGTGCCCCAGGACGTCATCTCCACGTCCAATTCCTCCTCCCACCTGCTGGTGCGCTGGAAGCCACCGATCCAGCGCAACGGAAACATCACCTACTACCTGGTGCTGTGGCAACGTCTGGCAGAGGACAGCGACCTCTACCTCAATGACTACTGCCACCGCG GCTTGCGGCTGCCCACCAGCAACAACGACCCCCGCTTCGACCGAGAGGACGGGGAACTCGAGGCCGACAGGGAGCCTGGCTGCTGCCCTTGCCAGCACCCACCTCCTGGGCAGGTCCTACCACCGCTGGAGGCACAGGAGGCATCTTTCCAGAAGAAGTTTGAAAACTTTCTACACAACGCCATCACCATTCCCAA ATCCCCTTGGAAGGTGACATCCATCAATAAGAGCCCTCAAAG GGACTCAGGGAGGAGCCGCCGGGCAGCCGAGGCCCTCCGGCTTGGGGGAAACAGCTCGGATTTCAAGATCCAAGAGGACAAAGTGCCCCGGGAGCGAGCGGTGCTGAGTGGCCTGCGCCACTTCACAGAGTACCGGATCGACATCCATGCCTGCAACCACGCGGCACACACCGTGGGCTGCAGCGCGGCCACCTTCGTCTTTGCACGCACCATGCCCCACA GAGAGGCTGATGGTATCCCAGGAAAAGTGGCCTGGGAGGCAGCCAGCAAGAGCAGTGTTCTCCTCCGCTGGCTGGAGCCACCGGACCCCAACGGACTCATTCTCAAGTACGAAATCAAGTACCGCCGCCTGGGAGAG GAGGCCACAGTGCTGTGTGTGTCCCGCCTGCGATATGCCAAATTTGGGGGTGTCCACCTGGCCCTGCTGCCTCCTGGAAACTACTCTGCCAGAGTTCGGGCAACCTCACTGGCTGGCAACGGCTCCTGGACAGACAGCGTCGCTTTCTACATCCCTGGCCCGG AGGAGGAAGACTCCGGGGGGCTGCACGTCCTTCTCACCGTCACCCCTGTGGGGCTCATGCTGCTCATCATTCTTGCTGCTCTTGGTTTCTTCTACAGCAAGAAGAG GCTGACCCCCCTCACCTCCCATTGCAGAAACAGCACCCTGTATGCCTCTGTGAATCCAGAATACTTCAGCGCCTCTCACA TGTATATCCCTGATGAGTGGGAGGTGCCTCGGGAGCAGATTTCCATAATCCGAGAACTGGGCCAGGGCTCTTTCGGGATGGTATACGAGGGGCTGGCACAAGGACTTGAGGTTGGAGAGGACCCCACGCCGGTGGCCCTGAAGACCGTGAATGAGCTGGCCAGCCCACGAGAACGCATTGAGTTCCTCAAGGAAGCCTCTGTCATGAAGGCATTCAAGTGTCACCATGTG GTTCGTCTCCTGGGTGTGGTGTCTCAGGGCCAGCCAACTCTGGTCATCATGGAGTTAATGACCCGAGGGGACCTCAAGAGCCATCTTCGATCTCTGCGGCCCGAGGCAGAG AACAACCCTGGGCTCCCACGGCCAGCACTGGGAGATATGATCCAGATGGCTGGTGAGATCGCGGATGGCATGGCCTACCTTGCTGCCAACAAGTTTGTGCATCGAGACTTGGCAGCCCGGAACTGCATGGTGTCCCAGGACTTCACCGTCAAGATTGGGG ACTTCGGGATGACTCGAGATGTGTATGAGACAGACTACTACCGCAAGGGCGGGAAGGGGCTGCTGCCTGTGCGCTGGATGGCCCCCGAGTCCCTCAAAGATGGAATCTTCACCACCCACTCTGACGTCTG GTCCTTCGGAGTGGTGCTCTGGGAGATCGTGACCCTGGCTGAACAACCCTACCAGGGCCTATCCAATGAGCAGGTGCTCAAGTTTGTCATGGACGGTGGAGTCCTGGAAGAGCTGGAGAGCTGTCCCGTTCAGCT GCAGGAGCTGATGCGGCGCTGCTGGCAACAGAACCCGCGCCTGCGTCCCACCTTTACCCACATCCTGGACAGCATACAGGAGGAGCTGAGGCCCTCCTTCCGCCTCCTCTCCTTCTATCACAGCCCAGAATGCCGGGGCGCCCGGGCCTCCCTGCCGCCCGCCGATGCAGAGCCTGACTCCCCCCGAACCCCAAAAGAGGCCTCCTCAGACTTCAGCCCCCAGAATGGGGGTCCAGGACATTGA